Proteins encoded in a region of the Pseudopipra pipra isolate bDixPip1 chromosome 18, bDixPip1.hap1, whole genome shotgun sequence genome:
- the RPH3A gene encoding rabphilin-3A isoform X2, translated as MTDAVVGGSSDRWMCPSDRTMSVRARLPSGWGGQADRQRKGEELTDEEKEIINRVIARAEKMEEMEQERIGRLMTRLEDMRRSVLGDGVNRCILCGEQLGPRGSACVVCEDCKKNVCTKCGVQTTNNRPHAIWLCKICSEQREVWKRSGAWFFKGLPKQMLPQPMPVSKNKGPQAPSEPSPAEPPTPDPKVSSRAPTRGQAEAGPPPAEPDAEGSDTTASPRGSRRPAEGRAGPCGSEDTGGDTESRDYGAESGVSRSPGVKRTNSVQASRPPPPATAGPTAGPAPAAAPAAPPAAARPSPGAGGRFPERQASPPLAPSEPARAAAREERGGGYAAPPAREERPAWQPPAFQQPPAATPASAAPQRQQQQPQEEEEDANSYDSDEGTTLGALEFSLLYDQENSSLHCTLIKAKGLKPMDSNGLADPYVKLHLLPGASKSNKLRTKTLRNTRNPVWNETLVYHGITDEDMQRKTLRISVCDEDKFGHNEFIGETRVSLKKLKANQKKNFNICLERVIPTKRAGTTGASRGMALYEEEVDRGGDVEERGKILVSLMYSTQQGGLIVGIVRCVHLAAMDANGYSDPFVKLWLKPDMGKKAKHKTQIKKKTLNPEFNEEFFYDIKHSDLAKKSLDISVWDYDIGKSNDYIGGCQLGITAKGERLKHWYECLKNKDKKIERWHTLQNENHVASD; from the exons ATGACCGACGCCGTGGTGGGCGGCAGCTCCGACCGGTGGATGTGCCCCAGCGACAGGACCATGTCTGTCCGAGCCAG GCTCCCCTCCGGCTGGGGCGGCCAAGCCGACCGGCAGCGCAAGGGCGAGGAGCTGACGGATGAGGAGAAGGAGATCATCAACAGGGTCATCGCCCGCGCCGAGAAGATGGAGGAGATGGAGCAGGAGCGCATCGG GAGGCTGATGACCAGGCTGGAGGACATGCGCCGGAGCGTGCTGGGGGACGGGGTGAACCGCTGCATCCTGTGTGGGGAACAGCTGGGGCCGCGTGGGTCTGCCTGTGTCGTGTGTGAGGACTGCAAGAAG aaCGTCTGCACCAAGTGCGGGGTGCAGACCACCAACAACCGGCCCCACGCCATCTGGCTCTGCAAGATCTGCAGTGAGCAGCGGGAG gtGTGGAAGCGCTCTGGTGCCTGGTTCTTCAAGGGTTTGCCCAAGCAGATGTTGCCCCAGCCGATGCCCGTCAGCAAGAACAAGGGACCCCAAGCCCCGAGCGAGCCCAGCCCGGCAGAACCGCCTACCCCAGACCCCAAAGTGTCCTCCCGGGCACCCACCCGAG GCCAGGCGGaggccgggccccccccagccGAGCCGGACGCCGAGG GCAGCGACACGACGGCATCCCCCAGGGGGAGCCGCAGGCCGGCCGAGGGCCGGGCGGGTCCGTGTGGCAGCGAGGACACCGGTGGGGACACCGAGAGCCGGGACTACGGTGCCGAGAGCGGGGTCAGCAGGAGCCCTG GTGTGAAGAGAACCAACTCCGTTCAAGCCTCACGGCCGCCCCCACCAGCCACTGCCGGACCCACTGCGGGTCCCGCTCCGGCGGCAGCACCCGCAG CGCCGCCGGCAGCAGCGAGGCCGagccccggggcgggcgggcggttCCCGGAGAGACAAG CGAGCCCACCGCTGGCACCCTCAGAGCCGGCCCGCGCTGCCGCCAGGGAGGAGCGAGGAGGGGGCTACGCTGCACCCCCCGCCAGGGAGGAGAGGCCGGCCTGGCAGCCCCCCGCCTTCCAGCAGCCCCCCGCCGCCACACCCGCATCCGCAGCCCcgcagcggcagcagcagcagccccaggaggaggaggaggatgccaACAGCTATGACTCTGATGAAGGCA CCACGCTGGGAGCTCTGGAGTTCAGCCTGCTCTACGACCAGGAGAACAGCTCCCTGCACTGCACCCTCATCAAGGCCAAG GGCTTAAAACCGATGGACTCCAATGGCCTGGCTGATCCCTACGTGAAGCTGCACCTCCTGCCTGGAGCCAGCAAG TCAAACAAGCTGAGGACGAAGACGCTGCGCAACACCCGCAACCCCGTGTGGAACGAGACCCTGGTGTACCACGGCATCACGGATGAGGACATGCAGAGGAAAACCCTCAG gATCTCAGTGTGTGATGAGGACAAATTTGGCCACAACGAGTTTATTGGAGAAACTCGAGTTTCCTTGAAAAAACTCAAAGCGAATCAGAAAAAGAACTTCAACATCTGCCTGGAGAGAGTAATACCA ACGAAACGTGCTGGAACAACCGGTGCATCCCGTGGGATGGCTCTGTATGAAGAGGAG GTAGATCGTGGTGGGGACGTGGAGGAGCGTGGGAAGATCCTGGTGTCCCTCATGTACAGCACCCAGCAGGGCGGGCTCATCGTGGGCATCGTGCGCTGCGTGCACTTGGCAGCCATGGACGCCAACGGGTACTCGGACCCCTTCGTGAAGCT TTGGCTGAAACCTGATATGGGAAAAAAGGCCAAGCACAAGACACAGATTAAGAAGAAAACGTTGAATCCTGAGTTTAACGAG GAGTTCTTCTATGACATAAAACACAGTGATCTGGCCAAGAAGTCACTGGACATTTCAGTTTGGGATTACGACATCGGAAAATCCAATGACTACATTG GCGGTTGCCAGCTCGGCATTACGGCCAAGGGCGAGCGCTTGAAACACTGGTATGAATGTTTGAAGAACAAGGACAAGAAGATTGAGCGCTGGCACACCCTCCAAAACGAGAACCATGTTGCCAGTGATTaa
- the RPH3A gene encoding rabphilin-3A isoform X1: MTDAVVGGSSDRWMCPSDRTMSVRASSEKEQLPSGWGGQADRQRKGEELTDEEKEIINRVIARAEKMEEMEQERIGRLMTRLEDMRRSVLGDGVNRCILCGEQLGPRGSACVVCEDCKKNVCTKCGVQTTNNRPHAIWLCKICSEQREVWKRSGAWFFKGLPKQMLPQPMPVSKNKGPQAPSEPSPAEPPTPDPKVSSRAPTRGQAEAGPPPAEPDAEGSDTTASPRGSRRPAEGRAGPCGSEDTGGDTESRDYGAESGVSRSPGVKRTNSVQASRPPPPATAGPTAGPAPAAAPAAPPAAARPSPGAGGRFPERQASPPLAPSEPARAAAREERGGGYAAPPAREERPAWQPPAFQQPPAATPASAAPQRQQQQPQEEEEDANSYDSDEGTTLGALEFSLLYDQENSSLHCTLIKAKGLKPMDSNGLADPYVKLHLLPGASKSNKLRTKTLRNTRNPVWNETLVYHGITDEDMQRKTLRISVCDEDKFGHNEFIGETRVSLKKLKANQKKNFNICLERVIPTKRAGTTGASRGMALYEEEVDRGGDVEERGKILVSLMYSTQQGGLIVGIVRCVHLAAMDANGYSDPFVKLWLKPDMGKKAKHKTQIKKKTLNPEFNEEFFYDIKHSDLAKKSLDISVWDYDIGKSNDYIGGCQLGITAKGERLKHWYECLKNKDKKIERWHTLQNENHVASD; this comes from the exons ATGACCGACGCCGTGGTGGGCGGCAGCTCCGACCGGTGGATGTGCCCCAGCGACAGGACCATGTCTGTCCGAGCCAG CAGCGAGAAGGAGCA GCTCCCCTCCGGCTGGGGCGGCCAAGCCGACCGGCAGCGCAAGGGCGAGGAGCTGACGGATGAGGAGAAGGAGATCATCAACAGGGTCATCGCCCGCGCCGAGAAGATGGAGGAGATGGAGCAGGAGCGCATCGG GAGGCTGATGACCAGGCTGGAGGACATGCGCCGGAGCGTGCTGGGGGACGGGGTGAACCGCTGCATCCTGTGTGGGGAACAGCTGGGGCCGCGTGGGTCTGCCTGTGTCGTGTGTGAGGACTGCAAGAAG aaCGTCTGCACCAAGTGCGGGGTGCAGACCACCAACAACCGGCCCCACGCCATCTGGCTCTGCAAGATCTGCAGTGAGCAGCGGGAG gtGTGGAAGCGCTCTGGTGCCTGGTTCTTCAAGGGTTTGCCCAAGCAGATGTTGCCCCAGCCGATGCCCGTCAGCAAGAACAAGGGACCCCAAGCCCCGAGCGAGCCCAGCCCGGCAGAACCGCCTACCCCAGACCCCAAAGTGTCCTCCCGGGCACCCACCCGAG GCCAGGCGGaggccgggccccccccagccGAGCCGGACGCCGAGG GCAGCGACACGACGGCATCCCCCAGGGGGAGCCGCAGGCCGGCCGAGGGCCGGGCGGGTCCGTGTGGCAGCGAGGACACCGGTGGGGACACCGAGAGCCGGGACTACGGTGCCGAGAGCGGGGTCAGCAGGAGCCCTG GTGTGAAGAGAACCAACTCCGTTCAAGCCTCACGGCCGCCCCCACCAGCCACTGCCGGACCCACTGCGGGTCCCGCTCCGGCGGCAGCACCCGCAG CGCCGCCGGCAGCAGCGAGGCCGagccccggggcgggcgggcggttCCCGGAGAGACAAG CGAGCCCACCGCTGGCACCCTCAGAGCCGGCCCGCGCTGCCGCCAGGGAGGAGCGAGGAGGGGGCTACGCTGCACCCCCCGCCAGGGAGGAGAGGCCGGCCTGGCAGCCCCCCGCCTTCCAGCAGCCCCCCGCCGCCACACCCGCATCCGCAGCCCcgcagcggcagcagcagcagccccaggaggaggaggaggatgccaACAGCTATGACTCTGATGAAGGCA CCACGCTGGGAGCTCTGGAGTTCAGCCTGCTCTACGACCAGGAGAACAGCTCCCTGCACTGCACCCTCATCAAGGCCAAG GGCTTAAAACCGATGGACTCCAATGGCCTGGCTGATCCCTACGTGAAGCTGCACCTCCTGCCTGGAGCCAGCAAG TCAAACAAGCTGAGGACGAAGACGCTGCGCAACACCCGCAACCCCGTGTGGAACGAGACCCTGGTGTACCACGGCATCACGGATGAGGACATGCAGAGGAAAACCCTCAG gATCTCAGTGTGTGATGAGGACAAATTTGGCCACAACGAGTTTATTGGAGAAACTCGAGTTTCCTTGAAAAAACTCAAAGCGAATCAGAAAAAGAACTTCAACATCTGCCTGGAGAGAGTAATACCA ACGAAACGTGCTGGAACAACCGGTGCATCCCGTGGGATGGCTCTGTATGAAGAGGAG GTAGATCGTGGTGGGGACGTGGAGGAGCGTGGGAAGATCCTGGTGTCCCTCATGTACAGCACCCAGCAGGGCGGGCTCATCGTGGGCATCGTGCGCTGCGTGCACTTGGCAGCCATGGACGCCAACGGGTACTCGGACCCCTTCGTGAAGCT TTGGCTGAAACCTGATATGGGAAAAAAGGCCAAGCACAAGACACAGATTAAGAAGAAAACGTTGAATCCTGAGTTTAACGAG GAGTTCTTCTATGACATAAAACACAGTGATCTGGCCAAGAAGTCACTGGACATTTCAGTTTGGGATTACGACATCGGAAAATCCAATGACTACATTG GCGGTTGCCAGCTCGGCATTACGGCCAAGGGCGAGCGCTTGAAACACTGGTATGAATGTTTGAAGAACAAGGACAAGAAGATTGAGCGCTGGCACACCCTCCAAAACGAGAACCATGTTGCCAGTGATTaa
- the RPH3A gene encoding rabphilin-3A isoform X3: protein MTDAVVGGSSDRWMCPSDRTMSVRASSEKEQLPSGWGGQADRQRKGEELTDEEKEIINRVIARAEKMEEMEQERIGRLMTRLEDMRRSVLGDGVNRCILCGEQLGPRGSACVVCEDCKKNVCTKCGVQTTNNRPHAIWLCKICSEQREVWKRSGAWFFKGLPKQMLPQPMPVSKNKGPQAPSEPSPAEPPTPDPKVSSRAPTRGSDTTASPRGSRRPAEGRAGPCGSEDTGGDTESRDYGAESGVSRSPGVKRTNSVQASRPPPPATAGPTAGPAPAAAPAAPPAAARPSPGAGGRFPERQASPPLAPSEPARAAAREERGGGYAAPPAREERPAWQPPAFQQPPAATPASAAPQRQQQQPQEEEEDANSYDSDEGTTLGALEFSLLYDQENSSLHCTLIKAKGLKPMDSNGLADPYVKLHLLPGASKSNKLRTKTLRNTRNPVWNETLVYHGITDEDMQRKTLRISVCDEDKFGHNEFIGETRVSLKKLKANQKKNFNICLERVIPTKRAGTTGASRGMALYEEEVDRGGDVEERGKILVSLMYSTQQGGLIVGIVRCVHLAAMDANGYSDPFVKLWLKPDMGKKAKHKTQIKKKTLNPEFNEEFFYDIKHSDLAKKSLDISVWDYDIGKSNDYIGGCQLGITAKGERLKHWYECLKNKDKKIERWHTLQNENHVASD, encoded by the exons ATGACCGACGCCGTGGTGGGCGGCAGCTCCGACCGGTGGATGTGCCCCAGCGACAGGACCATGTCTGTCCGAGCCAG CAGCGAGAAGGAGCA GCTCCCCTCCGGCTGGGGCGGCCAAGCCGACCGGCAGCGCAAGGGCGAGGAGCTGACGGATGAGGAGAAGGAGATCATCAACAGGGTCATCGCCCGCGCCGAGAAGATGGAGGAGATGGAGCAGGAGCGCATCGG GAGGCTGATGACCAGGCTGGAGGACATGCGCCGGAGCGTGCTGGGGGACGGGGTGAACCGCTGCATCCTGTGTGGGGAACAGCTGGGGCCGCGTGGGTCTGCCTGTGTCGTGTGTGAGGACTGCAAGAAG aaCGTCTGCACCAAGTGCGGGGTGCAGACCACCAACAACCGGCCCCACGCCATCTGGCTCTGCAAGATCTGCAGTGAGCAGCGGGAG gtGTGGAAGCGCTCTGGTGCCTGGTTCTTCAAGGGTTTGCCCAAGCAGATGTTGCCCCAGCCGATGCCCGTCAGCAAGAACAAGGGACCCCAAGCCCCGAGCGAGCCCAGCCCGGCAGAACCGCCTACCCCAGACCCCAAAGTGTCCTCCCGGGCACCCACCCGAG GCAGCGACACGACGGCATCCCCCAGGGGGAGCCGCAGGCCGGCCGAGGGCCGGGCGGGTCCGTGTGGCAGCGAGGACACCGGTGGGGACACCGAGAGCCGGGACTACGGTGCCGAGAGCGGGGTCAGCAGGAGCCCTG GTGTGAAGAGAACCAACTCCGTTCAAGCCTCACGGCCGCCCCCACCAGCCACTGCCGGACCCACTGCGGGTCCCGCTCCGGCGGCAGCACCCGCAG CGCCGCCGGCAGCAGCGAGGCCGagccccggggcgggcgggcggttCCCGGAGAGACAAG CGAGCCCACCGCTGGCACCCTCAGAGCCGGCCCGCGCTGCCGCCAGGGAGGAGCGAGGAGGGGGCTACGCTGCACCCCCCGCCAGGGAGGAGAGGCCGGCCTGGCAGCCCCCCGCCTTCCAGCAGCCCCCCGCCGCCACACCCGCATCCGCAGCCCcgcagcggcagcagcagcagccccaggaggaggaggaggatgccaACAGCTATGACTCTGATGAAGGCA CCACGCTGGGAGCTCTGGAGTTCAGCCTGCTCTACGACCAGGAGAACAGCTCCCTGCACTGCACCCTCATCAAGGCCAAG GGCTTAAAACCGATGGACTCCAATGGCCTGGCTGATCCCTACGTGAAGCTGCACCTCCTGCCTGGAGCCAGCAAG TCAAACAAGCTGAGGACGAAGACGCTGCGCAACACCCGCAACCCCGTGTGGAACGAGACCCTGGTGTACCACGGCATCACGGATGAGGACATGCAGAGGAAAACCCTCAG gATCTCAGTGTGTGATGAGGACAAATTTGGCCACAACGAGTTTATTGGAGAAACTCGAGTTTCCTTGAAAAAACTCAAAGCGAATCAGAAAAAGAACTTCAACATCTGCCTGGAGAGAGTAATACCA ACGAAACGTGCTGGAACAACCGGTGCATCCCGTGGGATGGCTCTGTATGAAGAGGAG GTAGATCGTGGTGGGGACGTGGAGGAGCGTGGGAAGATCCTGGTGTCCCTCATGTACAGCACCCAGCAGGGCGGGCTCATCGTGGGCATCGTGCGCTGCGTGCACTTGGCAGCCATGGACGCCAACGGGTACTCGGACCCCTTCGTGAAGCT TTGGCTGAAACCTGATATGGGAAAAAAGGCCAAGCACAAGACACAGATTAAGAAGAAAACGTTGAATCCTGAGTTTAACGAG GAGTTCTTCTATGACATAAAACACAGTGATCTGGCCAAGAAGTCACTGGACATTTCAGTTTGGGATTACGACATCGGAAAATCCAATGACTACATTG GCGGTTGCCAGCTCGGCATTACGGCCAAGGGCGAGCGCTTGAAACACTGGTATGAATGTTTGAAGAACAAGGACAAGAAGATTGAGCGCTGGCACACCCTCCAAAACGAGAACCATGTTGCCAGTGATTaa